In the genome of Coleofasciculus sp. FACHB-1120, one region contains:
- a CDS encoding PAS domain S-box protein, with amino-acid sequence MSESRGTFNAEEVLPDERNFVAAVLDTAATLVVVLDTQGRIIVFNQACQQTTAYSAEEVKGRPFWDLFLLPEEVEPVKAVFKTLQAGQFPNQYDNYWLTRDRDRRLIAWSNTALLDSAGGVKYIIGTGIDITERHQAEQALKKAKAELEIRVEERTAELRKANEQLQREMLERQRTEAALQQSYNLLQGVIEGTPDAIFVKDLHCRVVMANLGLGTILNRQVEEIIGKDNSELLPPELARQLTETECRIMASGKTEVVEEAVTIMGITKTYLSTKSVLRDPSGKVIGLIGISRDITERKAAEEALRESEERYRNFLETALEGVWVIDAESKTVFVNRTMTEMLGYTIEEMQGRPLHDFMDDEGKAIAAHQVELHRQGIEGKIDFKLSRKDGSFRWAIVSTSPIFDSAGNYAGAFAMITDITARRQAEEALRESETRLREQARRENLLNRLASQIRNSLNLDKVLETTVQEIRNLLQIERCHFAWYYPDREEPGWEIVKEARNPELSDLKGYYPIAAVGSMGQKLLNLEMLRIDDIEKLSQRSRLAAQPSEKPRSAAYVSDRLWRRFLRSMGFASILVLPIQTRSGTIGILSCCQSSAPRPWSDWEVELLHAVIDQLAIAINQAELYAATRTTARQFQEQAAKLEQTLHELQQTQAQLVQTEKMSSLGQLVAGIAHEINNPVNFIYGNLAHTEEYSKDLLNLLQLYQHHYSHPVPEIQDEMTAIDLDFLIEDLPKMLTSMKVGAERIRQIVLSLRNFSRLDEAEMKAVDIHEGIESSLLILQNRLKAKPDHPSIQLMKEYGDLPQVECYAGQLNQVFMNLLTNAIDALEDRMSHGEENTHSYIPKIRIRTSVINSDRVSISIADNGLGMTEAMKKQLFNPFFTTKPVGKGTGLGLSISYQIVVEKHGGQLDCLSELGQGTEFAIAIPIQQHT; translated from the coding sequence ATGTCAGAAAGTCGTGGAACCTTCAACGCCGAGGAAGTGTTGCCGGACGAGCGCAACTTCGTCGCCGCTGTTCTAGATACAGCAGCAACTTTGGTAGTGGTTCTCGACACTCAGGGACGAATTATCGTTTTCAATCAAGCCTGCCAGCAAACCACTGCTTACTCGGCGGAGGAGGTCAAAGGCAGACCATTCTGGGATTTGTTTCTGCTGCCAGAAGAAGTGGAACCTGTCAAAGCGGTCTTCAAAACGCTTCAAGCGGGTCAGTTCCCAAACCAATATGACAACTACTGGTTAACGCGCGATCGCGATCGCCGTTTGATTGCTTGGTCAAATACGGCGCTGCTCGACTCCGCTGGTGGGGTTAAGTACATTATCGGTACGGGAATTGACATTACCGAGCGTCACCAGGCAGAGCAAGCGCTAAAAAAGGCAAAGGCTGAGCTAGAAATCAGGGTTGAAGAACGGACGGCTGAACTTAGGAAAGCCAACGAGCAATTGCAGAGGGAGATGCTAGAGCGCCAGCGCACCGAGGCAGCGCTCCAGCAGAGCTATAACCTCTTGCAGGGAGTCATTGAAGGAACGCCTGATGCAATTTTTGTCAAGGATCTGCACTGCCGGGTGGTGATGGCTAATTTAGGTCTTGGCACCATTTTGAATCGGCAGGTAGAGGAAATTATTGGCAAGGATAATAGCGAATTGTTGCCACCTGAACTTGCCCGTCAACTCACAGAGACCGAATGTCGAATTATGGCATCGGGAAAAACTGAAGTGGTTGAGGAAGCTGTTACCATCATGGGCATCACCAAGACTTATCTTTCGACCAAAAGCGTTTTGCGTGACCCTTCTGGTAAGGTGATTGGTCTGATTGGCATCTCGCGGGATATCACCGAGCGGAAAGCCGCTGAGGAGGCACTTCGAGAATCCGAAGAGCGTTATCGTAACTTTCTTGAGACTGCCTTAGAAGGAGTTTGGGTGATTGACGCTGAAAGCAAGACGGTTTTTGTCAATCGCACAATGACAGAAATGCTTGGCTACACAATTGAGGAGATGCAGGGTAGACCGCTTCATGATTTCATGGATGATGAAGGGAAAGCGATCGCTGCTCACCAAGTCGAACTTCATCGCCAAGGGATCGAAGGCAAGATTGATTTTAAATTAAGTCGCAAAGATGGCTCGTTTCGATGGGCAATTGTTTCGACCTCTCCCATCTTCGACTCAGCAGGAAATTATGCTGGAGCCTTTGCGATGATTACGGATATCACCGCTCGCCGACAGGCGGAAGAAGCACTGCGCGAAAGTGAGACGCGGCTGAGAGAACAAGCAAGGCGGGAAAACTTGCTCAACCGTCTGGCTAGCCAAATCCGTAATAGTCTCAACTTAGACAAAGTTTTAGAAACAACTGTGCAAGAGATCCGCAATTTGTTGCAGATTGAGCGGTGTCATTTTGCCTGGTATTACCCTGACAGAGAGGAACCCGGCTGGGAAATCGTCAAGGAAGCTCGCAATCCGGAGCTTTCCGATTTAAAGGGTTACTATCCGATTGCTGCTGTCGGGTCAATGGGGCAAAAGCTTTTGAACCTGGAAATGCTGCGAATCGATGATATTGAGAAACTGAGCCAGAGGTCGCGTCTGGCGGCTCAGCCAAGCGAGAAGCCGCGAAGCGCGGCATACGTTAGCGATCGCTTGTGGCGTAGATTTCTGCGTTCGATGGGCTTCGCCTCTATCTTGGTGCTGCCCATTCAAACGCGATCGGGTACCATTGGTATCCTGAGCTGTTGCCAGAGTTCTGCACCCAGACCTTGGAGCGATTGGGAAGTCGAACTACTGCACGCTGTAATTGACCAACTTGCGATCGCGATTAACCAAGCCGAACTCTACGCCGCCACCCGCACCACTGCTAGACAATTCCAAGAACAAGCCGCCAAGCTCGAACAAACCCTGCACGAACTCCAACAAACCCAAGCTCAACTGGTACAGACAGAAAAAATGTCGAGTTTAGGGCAGTTAGTTGCCGGTATTGCCCATGAAATTAATAATCCCGTCAACTTTATTTATGGCAACTTAGCTCACACGGAGGAATACTCCAAAGACCTCCTCAATCTGCTACAGCTTTATCAGCACCACTATTCCCATCCAGTCCCTGAGATTCAAGACGAAATGACGGCTATCGATCTAGATTTTCTGATCGAAGACCTTCCCAAGATGCTAACTTCAATGAAAGTGGGTGCTGAGCGCATTCGTCAGATTGTCTTATCGCTGCGGAACTTCTCCCGTCTGGATGAAGCAGAAATGAAGGCAGTTGATATTCACGAAGGGATTGAGAGCAGCCTCCTGATTCTACAAAATCGCCTGAAAGCGAAGCCCGACCATCCTAGCATTCAATTAATGAAAGAATACGGCGACTTGCCACAAGTAGAATGCTATGCCGGACAGTTGAATCAAGTCTTTATGAATCTACTGACGAATGCAATTGATGCCTTAGAAGACAGAATGAGTCATGGAGAAGAAAATACTCATTCCTACATCCCTAAGATTCGGATTCGCACCTCTGTTATCAACTCCGATCGGGTATCGATCAGCATTGCCGATAACGGTCTAGGGATGACAGAAGCCATGAAAAAACAGCTATTTAATCCCTTTTTTACAACTAAACCCGTAGGCAAAGGCACGGGTTTAGGTTTGTCGATCAGCTATCAAATTGTTGTGGAAAAGCACGGAGGTCAATTGGACTGCCTCTCGGAATTGGGGCAAGGTACAGAGTTTGCGATCGCAATTCCGATTCAACAGCACACTTAG
- a CDS encoding PhoX family phosphatase, producing the protein MSKFSRRQLLIFFGASAGTAVLAPTLGRQRFGSNPNVAQAVLPLKFTPVRLPHPLPIYQEQKSFYATAINNQGSVINASTDTRLSTYNIIDDVVVPPEYERYVIVRWGDRVFPNQEEYFGYNNDYTGFVPLDGRNPNDGYLWVNHEYVSYPFSLEAPGTSEDLAGFPESYPLVIGQNLPSDRTNIELLGEFLYNMGGSVIRIARADRGGRFSVVRDPKNRRIHHLSGLGINAQRSDAYKNVTSWGSKSYQKGDQNYLIGTGPAATQVFPLSSDGLGNKIIGTGYNCSGGTSPWGTIFSAEENFQASSLFFIGVTEPVNPNGTQTGYIAGTSGATFGLVGEKYGWMVEIDPADPNFRPRKHTVLGRYRHENITMRVEAGKKLVAYMGDDRRGGHTWKFVSKGTVSAPNSKNNSALFEDGTLYVARYNPDGTGTWIPLDLNSATNPIPPSVLGSKEIAALGKASRNGLIKLPKRNGVAGQTTDGGALNVDTTNEATILPAYKGKKLSNFYTSQGAVLVDAFLAANLVGGTPTARPEDLEVHPRTKDVFIAYTDGAAGSDGYPDSRIFVVSKYSPAVNAGQPSGELFKIMENSSDGTGTTFRWQRFAKGGEAGAEPGSGFANVDNLAFDPQGNIWGVTDMSTSAHNGFDVGAAATPLRIDHRVVGSESPSVDDSNLNVETSNLIGVFGNNWLFFIPTTGPDAGEVVPFAYGPPRCELTGPTFIGDTLILAVQHPGEDVPFTPQQTLSRTIEMLDLNGTLFNQQRTVPRGSNWPSNIEGNPQGPPRPSVIGIRRKQSNGTFV; encoded by the coding sequence ATGTCTAAGTTCAGTCGGAGGCAGCTACTAATTTTTTTTGGGGCGAGTGCCGGTACTGCTGTACTAGCTCCTACTTTGGGAAGACAGCGTTTTGGCAGCAATCCTAACGTTGCCCAAGCGGTTCTCCCACTGAAATTTACCCCAGTGCGATTGCCACATCCTTTACCGATTTATCAAGAGCAAAAAAGTTTTTACGCTACAGCCATTAATAATCAAGGAAGCGTCATCAATGCTTCTACCGATACTCGGTTAAGCACCTACAACATCATTGATGATGTTGTCGTGCCACCAGAATACGAACGTTATGTGATTGTACGTTGGGGCGATCGCGTCTTCCCTAACCAAGAAGAATATTTTGGCTACAACAACGACTACACCGGCTTCGTTCCTCTAGATGGCAGAAATCCCAACGACGGCTACTTATGGGTAAATCACGAGTATGTCTCTTACCCATTTTCTTTGGAGGCTCCAGGCACTTCAGAGGATTTAGCCGGATTCCCCGAATCGTACCCCTTAGTCATTGGGCAAAATTTGCCGAGTGACAGAACGAACATCGAACTCTTGGGCGAATTTTTGTACAACATGGGTGGCTCCGTCATTCGGATTGCCCGCGCAGATCGTGGCGGACGCTTTTCTGTTGTCCGCGATCCCAAAAATCGACGCATCCACCATCTTTCAGGTTTAGGGATTAACGCTCAGCGTTCCGATGCGTATAAAAATGTCACCTCCTGGGGTTCCAAGAGCTACCAGAAAGGAGATCAAAACTACTTAATTGGCACTGGACCCGCCGCAACTCAAGTCTTCCCTCTAAGTTCAGATGGACTGGGTAACAAAATCATCGGCACTGGATACAACTGTTCTGGCGGCACCAGTCCTTGGGGAACCATTTTCTCCGCTGAAGAGAACTTCCAAGCCAGTAGCCTCTTCTTCATTGGAGTCACAGAACCCGTGAACCCCAACGGCACGCAGACTGGCTATATTGCGGGTACTAGCGGAGCTACCTTTGGCTTAGTTGGGGAAAAATATGGTTGGATGGTCGAAATTGACCCCGCCGATCCCAATTTCCGTCCTCGGAAACACACCGTCTTGGGTCGTTACCGCCATGAAAATATCACCATGCGGGTGGAGGCTGGAAAAAAATTAGTTGCCTACATGGGTGATGACCGACGCGGCGGACACACCTGGAAATTTGTCAGCAAAGGCACAGTCTCTGCCCCCAATAGCAAGAACAACAGCGCTTTATTTGAGGATGGGACGCTGTACGTCGCCCGTTACAATCCCGATGGGACAGGAACGTGGATTCCCCTGGACTTGAATAGTGCCACCAATCCCATTCCGCCATCCGTGCTTGGCTCTAAAGAAATTGCCGCCTTGGGCAAAGCAAGCCGGAATGGTTTGATTAAACTACCCAAACGGAACGGTGTTGCTGGTCAAACGACCGATGGCGGTGCTTTGAATGTAGATACAACGAATGAAGCTACCATCCTGCCAGCTTACAAAGGGAAAAAGCTGTCCAATTTCTACACCAGCCAAGGTGCTGTCCTCGTGGATGCCTTCTTAGCTGCAAACCTCGTTGGCGGAACTCCCACCGCACGTCCCGAAGATTTAGAAGTTCATCCTCGCACCAAGGATGTATTTATTGCCTACACGGATGGTGCGGCGGGAAGCGATGGCTACCCTGATTCTCGAATCTTTGTAGTTTCTAAGTACAGCCCTGCCGTCAACGCCGGACAACCTTCGGGCGAACTGTTCAAAATTATGGAAAACAGCTCGGATGGCACGGGTACAACTTTCCGCTGGCAGCGATTTGCTAAAGGTGGGGAAGCGGGAGCAGAACCAGGTTCGGGTTTCGCCAATGTGGATAATTTGGCATTTGATCCCCAAGGAAATATTTGGGGCGTTACGGATATGTCTACGAGCGCTCACAATGGTTTTGATGTTGGTGCTGCCGCAACTCCACTACGCATAGACCACAGGGTAGTGGGTTCTGAATCTCCTAGTGTGGATGATTCTAATCTCAATGTTGAGACTTCTAACCTGATTGGGGTGTTTGGCAATAACTGGCTGTTCTTCATTCCCACCACTGGGCCGGATGCGGGAGAAGTTGTACCGTTTGCCTATGGCCCACCGCGTTGCGAGTTGACGGGACCAACGTTTATTGGGGATACGCTGATCCTGGCGGTGCAGCATCCCGGTGAAGATGTGCCATTCACTCCTCAGCAAACCCTGAGCCGAACGATTGAGATGCTGGACTTGAATGGCACTCTATTTAACCAACAGCGCACGGTTCCTCGGGGCAGTAACTGGCCTAGCAATATTGAGGGCAATCCTCAAGGGCCACCACGTCCTTCAGTGATTGGCATTCGCCGTAAACAGTCAAATGGCACGTTTGTTTAA
- a CDS encoding ABC transporter ATP-binding protein produces MTQSPLLTETKERSRVRESDWRLFLRLVPYARKSSRLLIISIILLVPLSVAGAIQPIIVGQAISLIRGEDVWSFLQGKGLLEGINLLAVFLLVTMIVRMVFTAAQGYTVQKVGQQITAEIRTDLFHHVTSLAVRFFDRTPVGRLITRLTSDVEALGDVFSTGAIGIVSDLVSILAIAVTMFLLQWQLALMLTLMLVPVTALIIYFQQQYRKANYKAREELSALNSTLQENIVGVNVVQLFRREKFNSELFRVTNQRYVEEVDKTIFHDSAVSATLEWIALVAIAGVLWLGGQMIMGKDLSFGTLSAFILYAQRLFDPLRQFAEKFTSLQSGFTAVERITDILNEPIEIRDPEVKQKHLLETRFIPYGSEEERRISHSSIPAAKGEIRFENVSFAYKNDEYVLKNLNFTIHPGEKVALVGPTGAGKSSIIRLLCRLYETTEGRIFLDGVNVRDLPQKELREHLGVILQDGFLFAGDVKSNITLGDTYSFEEIRQASEKTNVASFIEQLPQGYDTQLRERGTNISSGQKQLLAFARAAIRNPRILVLDEATASLDVATEALIQDALDKLLEGRTAIIIAHRLSTIRNVDRILVLKRGQLVESGSHDQLLRQGGLYASLYQLQMLGA; encoded by the coding sequence ATGACTCAATCCCCGCTTCTGACGGAAACTAAAGAGCGATCGCGCGTTCGGGAAAGCGACTGGCGACTTTTCCTGCGCCTAGTCCCCTACGCCCGGAAAAGCAGTCGCCTGTTGATAATTTCCATCATATTGTTGGTGCCGCTGTCAGTCGCAGGGGCAATTCAACCGATCATCGTGGGGCAAGCAATTTCGCTAATTCGCGGGGAAGATGTTTGGTCTTTTCTTCAAGGTAAAGGCTTGTTGGAAGGAATCAATCTTCTCGCCGTTTTCCTGCTGGTAACGATGATCGTTCGCATGGTGTTCACCGCCGCCCAAGGTTACACCGTGCAGAAGGTGGGGCAGCAAATTACCGCCGAGATTCGCACTGACTTATTTCATCACGTCACTTCCTTGGCGGTGCGATTTTTTGATCGTACCCCCGTGGGACGCTTGATTACCCGCCTCACCAGCGATGTAGAAGCCCTGGGGGATGTCTTTTCCACAGGTGCGATTGGCATTGTCAGCGATCTGGTGTCGATTTTAGCGATCGCTGTCACCATGTTTTTGCTGCAATGGCAGCTGGCATTGATGCTGACACTGATGTTAGTGCCAGTCACGGCTTTGATTATTTACTTCCAACAGCAGTACCGCAAAGCCAATTACAAAGCCAGAGAAGAACTGTCTGCACTCAACTCAACCCTGCAAGAAAACATCGTTGGGGTGAACGTCGTGCAGCTATTCCGGCGAGAGAAATTCAACTCAGAACTGTTTCGGGTGACGAATCAGCGGTACGTCGAGGAAGTGGATAAAACCATCTTTCACGACTCAGCGGTATCAGCCACCTTGGAGTGGATTGCACTGGTAGCGATCGCGGGCGTACTCTGGTTAGGCGGACAAATGATTATGGGCAAAGACCTTAGTTTTGGCACCCTCTCTGCCTTTATCCTGTATGCCCAGCGTCTATTCGATCCCTTGCGACAATTTGCTGAAAAATTCACCTCCCTGCAATCTGGTTTCACCGCCGTCGAACGCATTACCGATATTCTCAACGAACCGATTGAAATTCGCGATCCTGAAGTTAAACAAAAGCACCTTCTAGAGACGCGATTTATCCCCTATGGATCAGAGGAAGAGAGGAGAATTTCCCATTCCTCAATCCCAGCCGCCAAAGGTGAAATTCGCTTTGAAAATGTCTCCTTTGCCTACAAAAATGATGAATATGTCCTCAAAAACCTAAACTTCACCATCCATCCCGGCGAAAAAGTTGCTCTCGTGGGTCCCACAGGTGCTGGTAAAAGTTCGATTATTCGCCTGCTGTGTCGCCTTTACGAAACCACCGAAGGTCGCATTTTCCTCGATGGTGTCAACGTCCGGGACTTACCTCAAAAAGAACTGCGGGAACATCTGGGCGTCATCCTCCAAGATGGCTTTCTGTTTGCCGGTGATGTGAAGAGCAACATTACTCTAGGAGATACTTACTCCTTTGAAGAAATTCGACAAGCCTCCGAAAAAACCAATGTTGCTAGTTTTATCGAACAACTGCCTCAAGGCTACGATACCCAACTCAGAGAGCGAGGCACCAATATCTCTAGCGGACAAAAGCAACTCTTAGCATTTGCCCGTGCCGCTATCCGCAATCCCCGTATTTTAGTGCTGGATGAAGCAACAGCTAGTCTGGATGTGGCGACAGAAGCCTTAATTCAAGATGCCCTCGACAAATTGCTGGAGGGACGCACCGCCATTATCATCGCGCACCGTCTCTCCACCATCCGCAATGTAGATCGGATTTTGGTGTTGAAGCGAGGGCAACTGGTAGAGTCGGGCAGCCACGATCAATTGTTGCGCCAAGGCGGACTCTACGCCAGTTTGTATCAGTTGCAAATGTTAGGCGCTTAA
- the hisG gene encoding ATP phosphoribosyltransferase, translated as MLTVALPKGALLSDSIRLLQSIGLDFSAFKDSANRQLQIQDPTGTAQALLVRTQDVPVYVEYGQAHLGIVGYDVLREKKPQVAHLADLRFGACRLSVAVKSSSLYRSVLQLPPHGRVASKFVHCAYEYFESLDLPVEIVPLSGSVELGPITGMSEAIVDLVSTGRTLRENGLIEIDTLFESTARLIAHPRSYRLNTGDIHQWVEDIRNAVLIKC; from the coding sequence ATGCTTACCGTTGCATTGCCCAAAGGCGCACTCTTATCTGATAGCATTCGTCTACTGCAAAGTATCGGACTCGACTTTAGCGCCTTCAAAGATTCTGCCAACCGCCAACTCCAAATACAAGACCCCACTGGCACCGCCCAAGCGCTACTGGTAAGGACGCAAGATGTCCCAGTTTATGTGGAATATGGGCAAGCGCATTTAGGGATAGTCGGGTACGATGTTCTGCGGGAGAAAAAACCCCAGGTGGCTCATTTAGCTGACCTCCGGTTTGGTGCTTGTCGGCTATCAGTAGCGGTAAAGTCTTCTAGCCTTTATCGGTCAGTCTTGCAACTGCCGCCCCACGGTCGAGTCGCGTCTAAGTTTGTTCACTGTGCCTACGAATACTTTGAAAGCTTAGATTTACCCGTAGAAATTGTGCCTTTGTCTGGTTCTGTAGAACTGGGACCAATTACCGGGATGTCGGAGGCGATTGTGGATTTAGTTTCCACAGGTCGCACTCTGCGCGAAAATGGCTTGATCGAGATTGATACACTATTTGAAAGTACGGCGCGGTTAATTGCCCATCCTCGGAGTTATCGCCTGAATACGGGCGATATCCATCAATGGGTCGAAGATATCAGAAATGCTGTTCTAATCAAGTGCTAG
- the rppA gene encoding two-component system response regulator RppA: MRILLVDDEVELTEPLSRVLSREGYSVDLAYDGASGSQMALQGGYDLLILDWMLPQITGLEICQQMRSRKDATPVLFLTAKDTLDDRVLGLDAGADDYLVKPFELRELLARVRALLRRSVTDAPASVSVEAPNRPPLLQVGDLELDCENQLAYRHGRTIELSEKETQLLEYFMRHAGQLLTHAQIHQHLWNPEEQPSSNVLAALIRLLRRKIEATGEMPLIHTVYGKGYRLGEGG; encoded by the coding sequence ATGCGAATTCTCTTAGTGGATGATGAAGTTGAGCTGACTGAACCGCTGAGTCGCGTGCTAAGTCGTGAAGGCTACAGCGTTGATTTGGCTTACGATGGGGCATCTGGCAGTCAGATGGCGCTGCAAGGAGGCTATGACTTGCTGATTCTCGATTGGATGCTGCCGCAGATCACCGGGTTGGAAATTTGTCAGCAGATGCGATCGCGCAAAGATGCAACACCCGTCCTCTTTCTCACTGCCAAAGATACCCTAGACGACCGTGTACTGGGTTTGGATGCTGGTGCAGATGACTACCTAGTGAAGCCGTTTGAACTGCGAGAGTTACTTGCACGAGTCCGCGCTTTGCTGCGTCGTTCCGTGACTGATGCGCCTGCCAGCGTAAGTGTAGAGGCACCCAACCGTCCTCCCCTCCTTCAGGTTGGAGATTTAGAACTAGATTGTGAAAACCAGCTAGCCTATCGTCACGGACGCACCATTGAGTTATCGGAGAAAGAAACTCAGTTGCTGGAATATTTTATGCGTCACGCGGGGCAGTTGCTGACTCACGCCCAAATTCATCAACATTTGTGGAACCCGGAAGAACAACCCAGCAGTAACGTTTTAGCCGCTTTGATTCGACTTTTGCGGCGCAAGATTGAAGCGACTGGGGAGATGCCTTTAATTCATACTGTCTACGGCAAAGGTTATCGCCTCGGAGAGGGTGGCTGA
- a CDS encoding DUF72 domain-containing protein yields MSEEQEQESQPFTAAPLLQIGTSGWVYKHWMNIFYPAQMPGNQQLPFYAQHFPTVEINFSFYRLPERSVFETWREQTPEGFIFAVKGSRYLTHMKKLKDPAEPLSRLMERAGGLQEKLGPILFQFPHTWPLNIERLQPFLELLSSYPEKRYTFEFRHQSWLIPQVYEQLERAGAALCLPVSPTVPLDIRLTAPWTYIRMHSGQWGVGYSEEELSTWASHIRSFLQKKIDVYVYFNNDPDGHAIHDAERLKALLSMNCSTF; encoded by the coding sequence ATGAGTGAAGAACAAGAGCAGGAATCTCAACCTTTTACGGCAGCTCCGCTGCTGCAAATTGGTACTAGCGGTTGGGTTTATAAGCACTGGATGAACATTTTCTATCCAGCGCAGATGCCTGGAAACCAACAACTCCCATTTTACGCACAGCACTTTCCAACTGTAGAAATCAACTTTTCTTTCTATCGTCTGCCAGAGCGGTCTGTATTTGAAACGTGGCGAGAACAAACACCTGAAGGGTTTATTTTTGCTGTGAAAGGTAGCCGCTACCTTACCCACATGAAAAAGTTAAAAGATCCGGCTGAGCCGCTATCTCGCTTGATGGAACGAGCGGGTGGGTTGCAAGAAAAATTAGGCCCAATTCTGTTCCAATTCCCTCACACATGGCCCTTAAATATCGAGCGCCTTCAGCCGTTCTTAGAATTACTTTCTTCTTATCCAGAAAAACGTTATACATTTGAATTTCGGCACCAAAGTTGGCTAATTCCACAGGTATACGAACAATTAGAACGTGCGGGTGCAGCCCTTTGTTTGCCCGTCAGCCCCACGGTTCCGCTAGATATTCGTTTGACTGCGCCCTGGACTTATATTCGCATGCACAGCGGACAATGGGGTGTTGGTTACAGCGAGGAAGAATTGTCTACTTGGGCTTCTCATATCCGCTCATTTCTTCAAAAAAAGATTGACGTGTACGTATATTTCAACAACGATCCAGATGGTCATGCTATCCACGATGCTGAACGCCTGAAAGCATTACTGTCCATGAATTGTTCAACGTTTTAG
- a CDS encoding NUDIX hydrolase has protein sequence MTQKHGPWTIQETNRKYQNSFINVREDQVLQPDGQPGTYATVTMKSGVAILPIDSDRVVYLTRQFRYALGKESIEVVAGGVEEDEPHLESAQREIEEELGVKASEWLDLGVFDLDTSIVYCPVRLFLAKQLTFTQSHQEGTETIETVRIPLSEAVQMVMDSVITHAPSCVLILKANKVLGE, from the coding sequence ATGACACAAAAACATGGCCCTTGGACAATCCAAGAAACGAATCGAAAGTACCAAAATTCGTTTATCAATGTTCGTGAAGACCAAGTTCTTCAGCCTGACGGACAACCGGGTACCTATGCCACTGTCACCATGAAATCTGGCGTTGCTATTTTGCCAATCGATAGCGATCGCGTAGTCTATCTTACCCGGCAATTTCGTTATGCGCTTGGCAAAGAAAGCATTGAGGTTGTCGCTGGTGGTGTTGAGGAGGATGAACCGCACCTGGAATCTGCACAACGAGAAATTGAAGAGGAATTGGGAGTTAAAGCCTCAGAATGGCTCGATCTAGGAGTTTTTGATTTAGATACATCAATTGTCTACTGTCCGGTGCGTCTATTTCTAGCAAAGCAATTAACATTCACCCAATCCCATCAAGAAGGAACGGAAACGATAGAAACAGTTCGGATTCCCTTAAGTGAAGCGGTGCAAATGGTCATGGATAGCGTAATCACACACGCGCCAAGCTGTGTGCTGATTCTGAAAGCGAATAAGGTACTTGGCGAATAA